The sequence CGGGCCGCACGCGCGATTGCGAGTTAATGCGCTGGATCAGTTCGCGGAACAGCGCCTTGACTTCGGGCGTGTCGGGCGCGGCCACGTTAAACGCCTCGGCCACGGCCCGCTCGCTGGTCGCCATCAGCCACAGCGCGTCGGCCGCGTCCGCGGACGAGACCACGTGGTAGGGCAGGTGCGCGGCGGGCAGCGGAATGCTGCGCCCGTTTTGCAGCATGCGCATCAGCCGCAGCATCGAGCGTTCGTGATAGAAGCCCGGGCCGATGATCATCGGCATTCGCGCGAAGCTCACGCGCAGCCCCTCTGTGGCTTGCAGCTTGAGCAGCAGCCGCTCGCAGTCCCACTTGTTGCGGCTGTAGGGCCCGGTGAACAGCTTGGGCGCGTCCTCGGCAATCGGGAATTCGGTCTGCGGCCCGTAGATCTCGATGCTCGAGGCCAGCACCAGCGTATCCACGCCCGCCTCGATACAGGCCTGGGCCGCGTTGGCCGTGCCGCCGAGGTTGATCCGCTCGAATCCCTTATCGCTCAGCGCGGCCTGGGGCATGGCCGC comes from Candidatus Alcyoniella australis and encodes:
- a CDS encoding NAD(P)-dependent oxidoreductase yields the protein MKTTSINLITGGSGVLGRALSRKLCAMGQAVRVFDLSPPDIEIEGLSFVIGDVTDRGALCAATRGCSRLFHLAAAMPQAALSDKGFERINLGGTANAAQACIEAGVDTLVLASSIEIYGPQTEFPIAEDAPKLFTGPYSRNKWDCERLLLKLQATEGLRVSFARMPMIIGPGFYHERSMLRLMRMLQNGRSIPLPAAHLPYHVVSSADAADALWLMATSERAVAEAFNVAAPDTPEVKALFRELIQRINSQSRVRPVPMWLMRGFVKLAMAAGRPLPLIDTPPELLPFVLTGGAYDISKARELLGFEPRDSCLDCLVGLYRLIVGQTATG